A single window of Bacteroidota bacterium DNA harbors:
- the moaA gene encoding GTP 3',8-cyclase MoaA yields the protein MLIDSFGRGHDYLRISLIDSCNLRCTYCMPENIRFLPPSKLMAADELVAIAGVFVEAGVSKIRLTGGEPLLRRDAELIFRGLAKLGVELAITTNGLLLHEFLDLFAEIGLTKLNISLDTLDSERFAAITRRDQFAIVKQNIDLALQRGFHVKLNMVVMRGVNDDELIDFVALGQNTDLHLRFIEFMPFDGNSWNWENVFSYAEMLEKIGANFPIEKLEDKPNSTSKAHRVAGFKGTFSVISTVTQPFCEGCNRLRLTAEGKLRNCLFSRDETDLLTAFRNGTDLRPLIAAAVSGKAARLGGLPEFQDKENLQAQLSKRAMVKIGG from the coding sequence ATGTTGATCGATTCCTTCGGAAGGGGGCACGACTACTTGCGCATTTCCTTGATCGACAGCTGCAACCTGCGTTGTACGTATTGCATGCCGGAAAACATCCGCTTTCTGCCACCCAGCAAGCTCATGGCTGCAGACGAATTGGTCGCGATCGCGGGCGTATTCGTGGAGGCAGGCGTAAGCAAGATCCGGCTCACGGGCGGCGAGCCACTCCTCCGACGCGATGCCGAATTGATTTTCAGGGGATTGGCCAAACTCGGCGTCGAATTGGCGATTACAACCAACGGATTGCTGCTGCACGAATTTTTGGATCTGTTCGCGGAAATCGGGCTCACCAAACTTAACATCAGTCTCGACACGCTTGATTCAGAGCGGTTTGCAGCGATCACAAGGCGCGACCAATTTGCGATCGTCAAGCAAAACATTGACTTGGCCTTGCAACGCGGGTTTCATGTGAAACTCAACATGGTCGTGATGCGCGGGGTCAACGACGATGAACTGATTGATTTCGTGGCCTTGGGCCAAAACACCGATCTCCATCTCCGATTCATTGAATTCATGCCCTTCGACGGCAATTCCTGGAACTGGGAGAATGTGTTCTCCTATGCGGAGATGCTGGAAAAGATCGGCGCAAATTTTCCGATTGAAAAATTGGAAGACAAGCCGAACAGTACTTCCAAAGCGCACCGCGTCGCGGGGTTCAAAGGGACATTTTCCGTGATCAGCACCGTGACACAGCCCTTTTGCGAAGGTTGCAATCGCTTGAGGCTCACGGCCGAAGGCAAGCTCCGTAATTGCCTGTTTTCGCGCGATGAAACAGATTTGTTGACGGCATTCCGCAATGGAACCGACCTTCGTCCACTGATTGCAGCCGCGGTTTCAGGCAAAGCGGCCCGCCTCGGCGGCCTCCCCGAATTTCAAGACAAGGAAAACCTGCAAGCCCAACTCAGCAAACGCGCCATGGTCAAAATCGGCGGCTAA
- a CDS encoding T9SS type A sorting domain-containing protein, with protein MALHDEQPTACIAYWWYNQSRWDSIWSETYVYSGDGLLTEVIHEEPQPTLGFQPHSRHLYAYDTAGRQTSHIQQTWGSGTYTNAQRQMLYYDQSGKDSLEFHFSWANTQSGMDWDTISGSRTLRTHLPNGAISSEEFSSWTTITSGSYWAPQNKSEYSYSSLLEWDTVTYSQFLNGNWLANGRKVDMVWNNFSLGQSAAFVTQLPNGGWSDVQRTTCTYSGLDSDCYTENFTSFWDTVSRQRAFFDTDDELIHSEESQLQGNIWSVTNGRYYDYVRDSMGRTQQLVQREWDPQHGYINAMKYVYSDWFVGVTEVESQNFHLTAYPNPATEFCNFKLEERMVGPVLIELFDLNGLCRLRNLRSGSPSEIQLLLPETLENGNYIYRVTSKSGSANGKIQLRR; from the coding sequence ATGGCACTTCACGATGAACAACCGACGGCTTGCATCGCCTACTGGTGGTACAATCAGTCGCGCTGGGATTCAATTTGGAGCGAAACGTATGTCTATTCAGGGGATGGCTTGTTGACGGAAGTGATCCACGAAGAGCCTCAGCCGACGCTGGGTTTTCAACCGCATTCCCGCCACCTTTATGCGTATGATACCGCTGGAAGGCAAACGAGCCATATCCAACAAACTTGGGGAAGCGGCACCTACACCAATGCACAGCGGCAGATGTTGTACTATGATCAATCGGGAAAAGATAGTCTGGAATTTCATTTTTCCTGGGCAAATACACAATCAGGAATGGATTGGGACACCATCAGTGGGAGCAGGACTTTGCGCACCCATCTTCCCAACGGCGCCATCAGCAGCGAAGAATTTTCCAGCTGGACGACCATCACTTCCGGGAGTTATTGGGCTCCGCAAAACAAATCGGAATACAGCTATTCTTCCTTGCTGGAATGGGATACCGTAACCTACTCTCAATTCCTGAACGGAAACTGGCTGGCCAATGGTCGGAAGGTCGACATGGTTTGGAACAACTTTTCCCTTGGACAAAGTGCAGCTTTCGTCACGCAACTTCCCAATGGCGGATGGAGCGACGTGCAACGTACCACCTGCACCTATAGCGGATTGGATTCGGATTGTTACACCGAGAATTTTACCAGTTTTTGGGATACCGTTTCGCGCCAAAGGGCATTTTTTGACACCGACGATGAACTCATCCATTCGGAGGAAAGTCAATTGCAGGGCAACATCTGGAGCGTCACCAATGGCCGTTATTACGACTACGTGCGTGACAGCATGGGTCGAACGCAGCAACTCGTGCAGCGGGAATGGGATCCGCAGCATGGCTATATCAATGCGATGAAGTATGTCTATTCGGATTGGTTTGTCGGCGTCACGGAGGTCGAATCCCAGAATTTCCATTTGACTGCCTACCCTAATCCTGCCACCGAATTCTGCAATTTCAAGTTGGAAGAGAGGATGGTCGGACCGGTTTTGATTGAATTGTTTGACCTGAATGGGCTTTGCAGGCTGCGCAACCTCCGAAGTGGCTCCCCCTCCGAAATCCAACTCCTGTTGCCGGAAACCTTGGAAAACGGAAACTACATTTACCGTGTGACTTCAAAATCAGGAAGCGCAAACGGGAAAATCCAACTGCGTCGCTGA
- a CDS encoding T9SS type A sorting domain-containing protein, producing MKLNPKALHLFLLVFFAGWLLPNSLLLGQSTWHAWCRHPAPNVENSKQAAIQVDYPLSCINFDWNSGPDVWDTASQTTYAYDPNGRVIERIIGLYGSGTYFNDFRETHAYTTSGFDTLTLAERWNGSNWDPSYRFLRTFDPYGNLTSSIGQTWNGIGWDTSSGYRASYTYHPSQQIASVIQESYQIGVGWYPTYKIEYSLDNQNRWDTVTGYLPLQGNWANDRRIVGLGWHDFSENQPDSGRFEQYTTVWENLQRYRVTYSQNDSQEWIYEKFATTWDPADKFLFNYDAQGNEILNEGYRWTGAWTQTDGLLTSYVYGLSGERLEVTQAFYSGMIYVNDNRQVYANFFTESPEEQNKSIHMKVFPNPSSGNAPVNFKFSGKDLGMVQICLYDMTGRLRLVTHAATQALVQISIPDGFENGTYIYRVASRLGTANGTWILQR from the coding sequence ATGAAATTGAATCCCAAGGCTTTACACTTGTTTCTGCTCGTTTTTTTTGCGGGATGGCTGCTGCCGAATAGCCTCTTGCTTGGACAATCTACCTGGCATGCATGGTGCCGACATCCAGCACCGAATGTTGAAAATTCCAAGCAAGCAGCGATTCAGGTTGATTATCCGCTGTCCTGCATCAATTTTGATTGGAATTCGGGGCCGGATGTTTGGGATACCGCTTCCCAAACCACCTATGCCTACGATCCCAATGGCCGGGTGATCGAACGCATAATCGGCCTTTACGGTTCGGGAACCTACTTCAATGATTTTCGCGAGACGCATGCCTACACCACGTCGGGATTTGACACCCTGACGCTTGCCGAGCGCTGGAACGGCAGCAATTGGGACCCGAGCTACCGATTTTTGCGGACATTCGACCCTTATGGAAATCTGACCTCGAGCATCGGGCAAACGTGGAATGGCATTGGTTGGGACACTTCGTCGGGATACCGCGCTTCCTATACGTATCATCCTTCGCAGCAGATCGCCTCGGTCATACAAGAAAGCTACCAAATCGGAGTTGGCTGGTACCCCACATACAAAATAGAATATTCGCTTGACAATCAGAATCGTTGGGATACCGTGACGGGCTACCTGCCATTGCAAGGCAATTGGGCCAACGATCGGCGTATCGTGGGCTTGGGTTGGCACGACTTTTCCGAAAATCAGCCCGATTCCGGAAGATTTGAGCAATACACCACAGTTTGGGAAAATTTGCAACGGTATCGTGTGACCTATTCGCAAAACGACAGCCAAGAATGGATTTATGAAAAGTTTGCCACGACTTGGGATCCGGCGGATAAATTCCTTTTCAACTATGACGCCCAAGGCAATGAGATTTTGAACGAAGGCTATCGTTGGACCGGCGCTTGGACGCAAACCGACGGCCTCCTCACAAGTTATGTCTATGGACTTTCAGGCGAAAGGCTCGAAGTGACGCAAGCTTTTTACAGCGGCATGATCTATGTGAATGACAACCGGCAGGTGTACGCCAATTTTTTCACCGAATCCCCTGAGGAACAAAACAAAAGCATCCACATGAAAGTGTTTCCCAATCCCTCGTCAGGCAATGCTCCGGTCAACTTCAAGTTTTCGGGAAAGGATCTCGGGATGGTTCAGATTTGTCTGTACGACATGACGGGCCGGCTACGTTTGGTCACCCACGCAGCGACGCAAGCCTTGGTGCAAATCTCCATTCCGGATGGATTTGAAAATGGAACTTATATCTACCGCGTAGCTTCCCGGCTCGGCACTGCAAACGGAACGTGGATCTTGCAGCGTTAA
- a CDS encoding trypsin-like serine protease — MRIFTVLVIVFAGMLGNHLVAQPDTIVAFDVQNRTISLIPPVPVDTNIQFDHSSSSVGPLGNQSILSLVPPTTNLFPGSQFSQLARAELFDPVTDFPARTAIRIWYWEDDTLRNDCSGMMVGDQFVLTAAHCVYTPFFGQTWLGDSLLVAPAYDNGQFQPNLPTSKVSHCYIFKKHYDNNGWHDIALLQLQEPIGQTTGHIGMAFTADTSYFSGKVFHKYSYPMQPSFMDTSLHYNGDTLYYNYGVIGSDGGWLTIPSGTALAAQGQSGSSIFYTDNQDYYSFGVLSYASQYRHYQIGRDAYYQLTNVMATQSVGLPENPSQAANLQVFPNPFSSSTTIRFANPRGNRLGFQVLDAQGRMVSRMDGLTGEEITFERGNLAGGLYFFQLLAGERIIGRGKFVVE, encoded by the coding sequence ATGAGAATATTTACCGTCCTTGTGATCGTTTTCGCAGGAATGTTGGGAAACCACCTTGTCGCCCAACCCGATACGATCGTTGCCTTTGATGTACAAAACCGTACGATCTCCCTGATCCCGCCGGTGCCTGTCGACACGAACATTCAATTTGATCATAGTTCATCCTCGGTGGGCCCACTTGGCAACCAAAGCATTCTCAGCCTTGTGCCGCCGACCACCAATCTCTTTCCCGGGAGCCAATTTTCACAACTTGCCCGTGCGGAACTTTTTGATCCCGTCACGGACTTCCCGGCGCGTACCGCCATTCGCATCTGGTATTGGGAGGATGATACGCTGCGCAACGATTGTTCGGGAATGATGGTCGGCGACCAATTTGTCTTGACAGCTGCGCACTGCGTTTATACGCCTTTCTTCGGCCAAACATGGCTGGGTGACAGTCTGCTCGTTGCACCCGCCTACGACAACGGCCAATTCCAGCCCAATTTGCCCACGAGCAAGGTTTCCCATTGCTATATTTTCAAGAAGCATTATGACAACAATGGATGGCATGACATTGCACTTTTGCAACTCCAAGAACCCATTGGGCAAACAACCGGGCATATTGGCATGGCTTTCACTGCGGATACGAGCTACTTTTCGGGGAAGGTTTTTCACAAATACAGTTACCCGATGCAGCCTTCCTTCATGGATACGAGCCTGCATTACAACGGGGACACGTTATATTACAACTACGGCGTGATCGGCTCCGATGGCGGATGGCTTACCATTCCTTCCGGAACTGCCTTGGCAGCACAAGGCCAAAGTGGAAGCAGCATCTTCTATACGGATAATCAGGACTATTACAGTTTCGGAGTCCTGAGTTATGCGAGTCAGTACCGTCATTATCAGATTGGTCGGGATGCATATTATCAACTCACCAACGTGATGGCGACGCAATCCGTCGGACTTCCAGAAAACCCATCCCAAGCCGCCAATCTGCAAGTTTTCCCGAATCCGTTTTCGTCTTCCACAACCATTCGTTTTGCAAATCCAAGGGGAAATCGGCTCGGTTTTCAGGTCTTGGATGCGCAGGGCCGAATGGTGTCGCGCATGGACGGACTTACAGGCGAGGAAATCACCTTCGAACGCGGAAATCTTGCCGGCGGACTGTATTTTTTCCAGTTGTTGGCAGGAGAAAGGATCATCGGACGCGGGAAATTTGTGGTGGAGTGA
- a CDS encoding Omp28-related outer membrane protein — MSFVSRLLFILALTFSMVQAQPLGKKLLLEKITSAGCPSCPWGDNLLQSYLLNDTNIIPVAIHVNNAGHVDHMFSVDGDSILADYLWAHPTLMVDRYKWPAYSQTSMPNTYWPTMIQDRKQMPMLATIGGATTYTPQRDLTVQVEGTVLWDLNWDLRVNAYLVEDEVTGTGLGYDQLNGYNNTTGHPLFGLGDPIVGYVHNWVLRDMLGGHLGTSIFPNPVAAGHFFSHTFQTTLDSAFDETKCSVILVVQRYDANPENREILNVVKLGLNGNVLAGASEAISKPTLSIWPNPSEGKIQVSVSKAGNWTATLMDLQGRTILEKHLTGNDAELDASPYPAGVYLLRLAAIGEISITQKLILR; from the coding sequence ATGAGCTTCGTATCACGTCTACTATTCATCCTTGCGTTGACTTTTTCCATGGTTCAAGCGCAGCCGCTCGGAAAAAAGTTGCTTTTGGAGAAGATCACGAGTGCCGGTTGTCCGAGTTGCCCATGGGGCGACAATTTGCTTCAAAGCTACCTGCTGAACGATACCAACATCATCCCGGTGGCGATCCACGTGAACAATGCGGGGCATGTGGATCACATGTTTTCTGTCGATGGAGATTCGATTCTTGCAGATTATCTCTGGGCACATCCGACGTTGATGGTGGACCGGTACAAATGGCCCGCCTATTCGCAGACCTCGATGCCCAACACGTATTGGCCGACGATGATTCAGGATCGCAAGCAAATGCCGATGCTGGCGACGATCGGCGGCGCGACCACCTATACGCCACAGCGGGACCTCACCGTACAGGTCGAAGGAACTGTGCTTTGGGACCTCAATTGGGATTTGCGGGTGAATGCCTATCTCGTCGAAGACGAAGTCACCGGCACGGGCCTCGGCTATGATCAACTCAACGGTTACAACAATACCACGGGTCATCCGCTGTTTGGATTGGGCGATCCCATCGTCGGGTATGTACACAATTGGGTGCTGCGCGATATGTTGGGCGGGCATCTGGGGACATCGATTTTCCCGAATCCAGTGGCTGCAGGCCATTTTTTCAGCCATACTTTTCAGACAACACTGGATTCCGCGTTTGACGAAACGAAATGCAGCGTGATTCTTGTCGTGCAACGTTACGATGCCAATCCTGAAAATCGGGAGATTCTGAATGTGGTCAAACTGGGACTCAATGGCAATGTCTTGGCAGGCGCTTCCGAGGCAATATCGAAACCAACCCTGTCCATTTGGCCGAATCCAAGCGAAGGCAAAATCCAAGTATCTGTTTCAAAAGCAGGAAATTGGACGGCCACATTGATGGATTTGCAGGGAAGGACCATTCTGGAAAAGCATCTGACCGGAAACGATGCCGAATTGGACGCAAGCCCCTACCCTGCTGGCGTTTACCTGCTTCGTTTGGCGGCCATCGGCGAAATCAGCATCACCCAAAAATTGATCTTGCGGTAA
- the fdhD gene encoding formate dehydrogenase accessory sulfurtransferase FdhD, translating to MQAKSPVKSIEVRRYGGNERGIEDLLAVEEPLEIKLEFGPEQDRQQRNVAVTMRTPGHDLALAAGFLLGEGLLRSVDDIFKIDYCANVRAPEEFGNVVKVDLQPGILPDLSRMERNFYTSSSCGVCGKASIEAIGMAGCPVIVDSGRQFSAELIRKLPDLAMASQTVFKHTGGLHAATLFDAAGNLLVSCEDVGRHNAVDKAIGTLFLQGKFPLQDSILLVSGRAGFELVQKSLFAGIALMVAVGAPTSLAVDLARQHGLSLVGFLRGDRFNVYAGQERFLPE from the coding sequence ATGCAGGCAAAAAGTCCGGTCAAATCCATCGAGGTCAGGCGCTATGGCGGCAACGAACGCGGCATCGAAGACCTGCTTGCGGTGGAAGAGCCGTTGGAAATCAAGCTGGAATTCGGGCCGGAGCAGGATCGGCAGCAACGCAATGTTGCCGTCACGATGCGCACTCCCGGGCATGACTTGGCCTTGGCAGCTGGATTTTTGCTCGGCGAAGGCCTGCTGCGCAGCGTCGACGACATTTTCAAGATCGACTATTGCGCCAACGTGCGCGCCCCCGAGGAATTTGGCAATGTCGTCAAGGTCGACCTGCAACCGGGAATTTTGCCGGATTTGTCGCGGATGGAGCGGAATTTCTATACGAGCAGCAGCTGCGGCGTCTGCGGAAAAGCGAGCATCGAAGCCATCGGGATGGCGGGCTGTCCGGTGATTGTGGATTCCGGGCGGCAATTTTCAGCCGAATTGATACGGAAGTTGCCGGATTTGGCGATGGCGAGCCAAACGGTGTTTAAGCATACGGGCGGGCTGCATGCGGCAACGCTATTTGATGCTGCGGGAAATCTGTTGGTTTCCTGCGAAGACGTCGGTCGCCACAATGCCGTGGACAAGGCCATCGGAACGCTGTTTTTGCAAGGGAAATTCCCGTTGCAGGATTCTATTTTGCTTGTGAGCGGCCGTGCCGGCTTCGAATTGGTCCAAAAATCGCTGTTTGCCGGAATTGCCCTGATGGTCGCTGTCGGAGCGCCGACGAGTTTAGCGGTCGATTTGGCAAGGCAACATGGCCTGAGCCTTGTTGGATTCCTGCGCGGGGACCGGTTCAATGTCTATGCCGGGCAGGAACGTTTTCTCCCCGAATAA
- a CDS encoding AAA family ATPase — MAVYAIWNNKGGVGKSYLTFQVAAEYARTHPDRKILVIDLCPQANASGMLLGGIVAGESALEQLATRVPRRTISGYVEDRIFSPYQNPRTGANFVTKVAELNPQIPSNLYLVVGDEQLEIQSSRVSNATFPGPADAWRLVHTWISDLIHDIQTAWNQPEMTVFIDCNPSFSIYTELALSASDRLMIPFSADGSSKRAVRAVLALVYGVGRYSGAQQSEFVINSNRFNLQVPKIYCYIGNRLTQYVGSAAAFKTVVKEIGDEIWDVWQNHPNFFWIRPKSLKNGRKTFENDFKFEINDANTASVVSSALGIPIMVLTAGPKQITVDRQVQVNQSQLDRQQPNISELVGRID, encoded by the coding sequence ATGGCAGTCTATGCAATTTGGAACAACAAGGGCGGAGTTGGCAAAAGCTACCTCACCTTTCAAGTTGCTGCCGAATATGCCCGAACCCATCCTGACCGGAAAATCCTCGTCATCGACCTTTGCCCGCAAGCAAATGCCTCTGGGATGCTCCTGGGGGGTATCGTAGCGGGTGAATCTGCCTTGGAACAGCTTGCGACACGCGTTCCACGACGCACCATTTCCGGCTATGTCGAGGATCGGATTTTCAGCCCCTACCAAAACCCTCGTACGGGAGCCAATTTTGTGACCAAAGTGGCTGAATTGAATCCGCAGATTCCCTCGAATTTATATCTCGTAGTAGGAGATGAGCAACTCGAGATTCAGTCCTCACGGGTTTCCAATGCAACTTTTCCAGGACCTGCCGATGCCTGGCGTTTGGTACATACCTGGATTTCTGACTTGATCCACGACATTCAAACCGCTTGGAATCAGCCGGAAATGACGGTTTTTATTGATTGCAACCCGAGTTTCTCCATTTACACGGAATTGGCTTTGTCGGCTTCGGATCGCTTAATGATCCCATTTTCGGCGGATGGTTCATCGAAACGTGCCGTGCGGGCGGTGTTGGCCTTGGTATATGGGGTGGGACGGTATTCGGGCGCGCAACAATCCGAATTTGTCATCAATTCGAACCGATTCAACTTGCAAGTCCCCAAGATTTACTGCTATATCGGGAACCGTTTGACACAGTATGTCGGTTCAGCCGCAGCGTTCAAAACGGTCGTCAAAGAAATCGGCGACGAAATCTGGGATGTCTGGCAAAACCACCCCAATTTCTTCTGGATTCGACCAAAGTCGTTGAAAAATGGCCGCAAGACCTTCGAAAACGACTTTAAGTTTGAAATCAACGATGCCAATACGGCTTCCGTCGTTTCAAGTGCGCTGGGAATTCCCATCATGGTTTTGACGGCAGGCCCGAAGCAGATCACCGTGGACAGGCAAGTTCAAGTGAATCAATCGCAACTCGATCGGCAGCAACCCAATATCAGTGAGCTGGTCGGGCGGATTGATTAA
- a CDS encoding FdhF/YdeP family oxidoreductase produces the protein MANFEIEVETPRYVRAGVRLLPPEKFRNLSLTQPANKAAGLAAVKEAMAHLSREMGVGKGLRLIGKMNQQDGFDCSGCAWPDPEDHRSSLGEYCENGAKALAEEATDAKVDPAFFRTHSVEELSLWPDFELGKAGRITQPMILRKGNSNYEPISWEDAFARIGQQLKSLSSPDEAIFYTSGRTSNEAAFMYQLLVRAYGTNNLPDCSNMCHESSGTALSATLGIGKGSVKLEDLYIADVIVVMGQNPGTNHPRMLSALKKCKERGGTIIDINPLKEAGMQRFVDPQSPMEVLKGGTQIADMHLPVRINGDVALLKGILRILWEMEQKVPGKIFDMAFIQANTLDFEAFLADVKQTDVAVCERESGISRAQMEKVARILGHKQKIVFCWAMGLTQHVNAVANIQEIVNLLLVRGAIGKPGAGTCPVRGHSNVQGDRTMGIYEKPAEKFLASLDARFGIQSPRAHGYDTVEAIHAMLDGKASVFIAMGGNFISATPDSEATAKALQNCDLTVQISTKLNRSHVITGAEAIILPCVARSETDRQKSGVQFVSVENSMGVVSKSQGSGDLASPHLRSEPFIVAGIAKASLPDSVKIDWDAMVSNYDKVRDHIEAVIPGFEDYNRRVLQPNGFYLPNGPREGKFTTASGKAHFTVNPIPKSLLEPGQFALMTIRTHDQYNTTIYGLDDRYRGILNERRVVLMNTDDMHTLGLHSRDMVDLTSHFRGEKRHAKGWIVVPYNIPKGCMATYFPEANVLVPLDHVAEKSNTPVSKFVAVTVAKSEMKAK, from the coding sequence ATGGCAAATTTTGAAATCGAAGTTGAAACACCGCGCTACGTGCGCGCCGGGGTGCGATTGCTGCCACCCGAAAAGTTTCGCAATCTCTCGTTGACGCAACCCGCCAACAAAGCGGCCGGGCTTGCTGCAGTCAAGGAGGCCATGGCCCACCTGAGTCGGGAAATGGGTGTGGGCAAGGGTTTGCGGCTGATCGGCAAAATGAACCAACAAGACGGATTCGACTGCTCGGGTTGTGCTTGGCCCGATCCCGAAGACCACCGCAGCAGCCTCGGCGAATACTGCGAAAACGGCGCCAAGGCGCTCGCCGAAGAAGCCACCGACGCCAAGGTCGATCCCGCATTTTTCAGGACCCATTCCGTCGAAGAACTCAGCCTTTGGCCTGATTTTGAGCTCGGTAAGGCAGGGCGTATCACCCAGCCGATGATCTTGCGCAAGGGGAACAGCAACTACGAACCCATCAGCTGGGAAGACGCATTCGCAAGGATCGGGCAACAACTCAAATCGCTTTCCAGCCCCGACGAAGCCATTTTTTACACTTCGGGCCGCACAAGCAACGAGGCCGCCTTCATGTATCAGTTGTTGGTGCGCGCTTATGGCACCAACAACCTGCCCGATTGCAGCAATATGTGCCACGAAAGCAGCGGCACAGCCTTGTCTGCCACCCTCGGCATCGGCAAGGGCAGCGTGAAACTCGAGGATTTGTACATCGCCGACGTGATCGTCGTCATGGGCCAAAATCCGGGGACCAACCATCCCCGTATGCTGAGCGCCCTCAAGAAATGCAAGGAACGCGGCGGCACGATCATCGACATCAACCCGCTCAAGGAAGCCGGGATGCAACGCTTTGTCGATCCGCAAAGCCCCATGGAGGTGCTCAAGGGCGGAACACAAATCGCCGACATGCATTTGCCGGTGCGCATCAACGGCGATGTCGCCCTGCTCAAAGGCATCCTGCGGATTCTCTGGGAGATGGAACAAAAAGTCCCCGGAAAGATCTTTGACATGGCCTTCATCCAAGCCAATACCCTTGATTTCGAGGCCTTTTTGGCCGATGTCAAGCAAACGGATGTCGCTGTATGTGAACGCGAAAGCGGGATCAGCCGGGCGCAAATGGAAAAGGTGGCGCGGATCTTGGGGCATAAGCAGAAGATCGTTTTTTGCTGGGCCATGGGACTCACGCAGCATGTGAATGCGGTGGCCAATATTCAGGAAATCGTGAATTTGTTGCTCGTGCGTGGCGCGATCGGGAAGCCGGGTGCGGGCACTTGTCCCGTGCGCGGGCACAGCAATGTGCAAGGCGACCGCACGATGGGCATCTACGAGAAGCCGGCCGAGAAATTTTTGGCATCCTTGGATGCACGGTTTGGGATCCAATCGCCGCGGGCGCATGGGTATGACACGGTCGAGGCGATCCACGCGATGCTCGATGGCAAAGCCTCCGTTTTCATCGCCATGGGCGGCAATTTCATTTCGGCAACGCCGGATAGCGAAGCCACTGCCAAGGCCTTGCAAAATTGCGACCTCACGGTGCAAATCAGCACGAAGCTGAACCGCAGCCACGTGATTACGGGCGCAGAAGCCATCATTTTGCCTTGCGTTGCGCGTTCGGAGACGGACCGGCAGAAGTCAGGCGTGCAATTTGTCTCCGTCGAAAACAGCATGGGCGTCGTGTCCAAAAGCCAAGGTTCGGGTGATTTGGCGTCGCCGCATTTGCGCAGCGAACCGTTTATCGTTGCGGGCATCGCCAAGGCGAGCCTGCCCGATTCGGTGAAAATCGATTGGGATGCCATGGTGTCCAATTATGACAAGGTACGCGACCATATTGAAGCGGTCATCCCAGGTTTTGAGGATTACAACCGCCGCGTTTTGCAGCCCAATGGCTTTTACCTGCCCAATGGACCGCGCGAGGGAAAATTCACCACGGCGAGCGGCAAGGCACATTTTACGGTGAATCCGATTCCGAAAAGCCTCTTGGAACCCGGCCAATTTGCCTTGATGACGATTCGCACCCACGATCAGTACAATACGACGATTTACGGCCTCGACGACCGCTACCGCGGCATCCTCAACGAACGCAGGGTGGTGTTGATGAACACCGACGACATGCACACGTTGGGACTGCACTCGCGGGACATGGTGGATTTGACGAGCCATTTCCGTGGCGAAAAACGGCATGCAAAAGGCTGGATTGTTGTGCCTTACAACATTCCTAAAGGTTGTATGGCCACATATTTTCCCGAGGCGAATGTACTTGTCCCATTGGACCATGTCGCCGAAAAGAGCAATACACCCGTTTCCAAGTTTGTGGCCGTGACGGTTGCCAAATCAGAAATGAAAGCCAAATAG